A stretch of Gallus gallus isolate bGalGal1 chromosome 2, bGalGal1.mat.broiler.GRCg7b, whole genome shotgun sequence DNA encodes these proteins:
- the GNG11 gene encoding guanine nucleotide-binding protein G(I)/G(S)/G(O) subunit gamma-11 isoform X1 — protein MPAINIEDLSEKDKLKMEVEQLRKEVKLERQPVSKCSEEIKNYIEERSGEDPLVKGVPEEKNPFKEKGGCVIA, from the exons ATGCCGGCGATCAACATCGAGGATCTGAGCGAGAAGGACAAACTGAAAATGGAAGTGGAGCAGCTCCGGAAAGAAGTGAAGCTGGAGAGGCAGCCG GTGTCCAAGTGCTCCGAGGAGATCAAGAACTACATCGAGGAGCGCTCGGGAGAAGACCCGCTGGTGAAGGGCGTCCCGGAGGAGAAGAACCCCTTCAAGGAGAAGGGCGGCTGTGTTATCGCCTGA